One window from the genome of Magnolia sinica isolate HGM2019 chromosome 4, MsV1, whole genome shotgun sequence encodes:
- the LOC131243581 gene encoding protein-tyrosine-phosphatase MKP1, producing the protein MVGEDDDAGSRGPCPLPTGGAGRKTFCRSVSWSLPRSAPQSNAHFDHARDCTDATEKNCGQGQFRRFQVPLTPRSQQNLKARSCLPPLQPLSIARRSLDEWPKPGSDDVGEWPQPPTPSGRADSSRPGEGLKLDLSSFQRNPDVAAGQALVKRDRIAFFDKECSKVADHIYLGGDVVARNRDILKEHGITHVLNCVGFVCPEYFKADLVYKTLWLQDSPSEDITSILYDVFDYFEDVREQGGRVLVHCCQGVSRSTSLVIAYLMWREGQSFDDAFQYVKAARGIANPNMGFACQLLQCQKRVHAIPLSPSSVLRMYRMAPHSPYDPLHLVPKMLNDPSPLALDSRGAFILHVPSGIYVWIGKSCEHAMERDAKAAALQVVRYEKVQGPIVTIAEGEEPSDFWDAFSSGPLPVDKEQVESAVKTGTGKKKVDQYNVDFELFHKAITGGFVPPFSQSGAGQETHLPARESNWSILRRKFVSGSVKEWVTTSRVALSRVYSDSMLMVEANTGVRKSQPVVDSSSSPHLSPCSLSSDSSTSSKSSSDSPTTSPSTSSSSLTPSPASSNLSNSLPPSSKYSHPVSNNQDPPAAFKQSSKSFSKSVSLPAKGVGLSLAERRGSLSRSLKLPKTNISLVSLVSPQEGFMRESDNYTSDNNVFDVPSNGEHCLDSEKPNPVEDISRKILLGGSLGESVVDSLCPEEGDLVEACGVVSECPLNEGLGSSVLTRLIENGAEYLNRVCPVVYSWPVLEKIVEFGTIDLDSKAVFLFLSPDAGLDKHKVGMLYLWVGSCFEHDSSSQMDSHREIGEAKEIDWNRVGSDVLTFMGLPKDIPIKVVKEKEEPDEFLELLKFF; encoded by the coding sequence ATGGTTGGCGAGGATGATGATGCCGGGTCCCGTGGGCCATGCCCGCTGCCCACCGGCGGCGCGGGCCGTAAGACGTTCTGCCGCTCCGTTTCTTGGTCGTTGCCGCGATCCGCGCCGCAGAGCAACGCCCACTTTGATCATGCAAGGGATTGCACAGATGCCACGGAGAAGAACTGCGGGCAGGGGCAGTTTCGACGGTTCCAAGTCCCTCTCACCCCTCGGTCGCAGCAGAACCTGAAGGCACGGTCTTGCCTCCCACCGCTGCAGCCGCTGTCGATTGCAAGGCGGAGCTTGGACGAGTGGCCGAAACCAGGGTCGGATGATGTCGGGGAGTGGCCGCAGCCACCCACACCGAGCGGCAGGGCCGACTCGAGCCGGCCTGGGGAAGGGCTGAAGCTAGATCTGTCCTCGTTTCAGAGGAACCCAGATGTGGCCGCAGGGCAGGCTCTGGTCAAGAGGGATAGGATCGCTTTCTTTGATAAGGAGTGCTCGAAGGTGGCGGACCATATTTACCTTGGTGGGGATGTTGTGGCCCGTAACCGTGACATTCTGAAGGAGCACGGAATTACCCATGTTCTCAATTGTGTAGGATTCGTCTGCCCCGAGTACTTCAAGGCGGATCTCGTGTATAAGACCCTGTGGCTACAAGACAGTCCGTCAGAAGACATCACAAGCATTCTGTATGATGTTTTTGATTACTTTGAGGATGTTCGGGAGCAGGGCGGGCGGGTACTGGTCCACTGCTGCCAGGGTGTATCCCGCTCAACATCGCTGGTGATTGCATATCTCATGTGGAGGGAAGGGCAGAGCTTCGATGATGCATTCCAGTATGTGAAGGCTGCACGTGGGATCGCAAACCCCAACATGGGTTTCGCTTGTCAGCTGTTACAGTGTCAGAAGAGAGTCCACGCTATCCCTCTGAGCCCCAGTTCGGTGCTTCGGATGTATCGGATGGCGCCCCATTCGCCGTATGACCCGCTTCATCTTGTCCCAAAAATGCTGAATGATCCTTCCCCATTGGCGTTGGACTCCCGTGGGGCATTCATCTTGCATGTGCCCTCAGGAATATATGTGTGGATTGGTAAGAGCTGTGAGCATGCAATGGAGCGGGATGCGAAGGCAGCTGCATTGCAGGTTGTTCGATATGAAAAAGTGCAGGGGCCGATTGTAACAATTGCAGAAGGGGAGGAGCCATCGGACTTTTGGGATGCATTTTCGAGTGGTCCACTTCCTGTAGATAAGGAGCAGGTCGAATCAGCAGTCAAGACCGGCACAGGTAAGAAGAAAGTAGATCAGTACAATGTAGATTTCGAGCTTTTCCACAAAGCGATCACAGGGGGCTTTGTGCCACCGTTCTCACAATCGGGAGCAGGCCAAGAGACTCACCTCCCTGCAAGAGAGAGCAATTGGAGTATATTGAGGCGGAAGTTTGTGTCAGGAAGTGTAAAGGAGTGGGTCACTACTTCCAGGGTTGCTCTATCTAGGGTGTATTCTGATTCAATGCTGATGGTAGAAGCCAATACTGGAGTAAGAAAAAGTCAGCCAGTAGTGGACTCCTCGTCATCACCTCATCTTTCTCCGTGTTCTCTATCATCCGATTCCAGCACCAGTTCAAAATCTAGTTCAGACTCCCCCACGACGTCGCCTTCAACGTCTTCCAGTTCACTTACTCCATCACCTGCATCCTCAAACTTGTCCAACTCGTTACCACCATCATCCAAATACTCTCACCCTGTATCGAACAACCAGGATCCTCCTGCTGCCTTCAAGCAATCTTCGAAGTCATTCTCAAAATCAGTTTCACTTCCAGCTAAAGGAGTTGGTCTTTCACTTGCTGAACGAAGAGGGAGCTTATCTCGGTCATTGAAGTTGCCAAAGACAAATATATCCCTTGTATCTCTTGTAAGTCCGCAAGAGGGATTTATGAGGGAGAGCGACAACTACACTTCTGATAACAATGTTTTTGATGTACCAAGTAATGGAGAACACTGCTTAGACTCTGAGAAGCCCAATCCAGTGGAAGATATAAGTCGAAAGATTCTGTTGGGGGGGTCTCTGGGTGAATCGGTCGTTGATAGTTTGTGCCCCGAGGAAGGTGATTTGGTGGAGGCATGTGGAGTTGTGAGTGAATGTCCCTTGAATGAAGGTCTAGGGTCATCTGTTTTGACTCGGTTGATTGAAAATGGGGCAGAATATTTGAACCGCGTTTGCCCTGTGGTATACAGCTGGCCTGTTTTAGAAAAGATTGTAGAATTTGGTACGATTGATCTTGACTCCAAGGCAGTGTTTCTTTTCTTATCTCCAGATGCAGGTCTAGACAAGCATAAGGTTGGGATGCTGTATTTGTGGGTAGGAAGTTGCTTTGAACATGATAGTAGTAGTCAAATGGATAGCCACAGAGAGATAGGTGAAGCAAAAGAGATTGACTGGAATCGAGTTGGTTCTGACGTTCTTACTTTTATGGGTCTGCCAAAGGACATCCCCATTAAG